TGCCGAATTCGCCGACAAGGAAGGCGGCGATCTCGTGCCGACCGACGATGCGAGCCTTGGCATGATCATGACCGAACCCTATGGCGTGGTCGGCGCGATTACACCGTGGAATTTCCCCGTCTCCATGGCCGGCTGGAAACTCGGCCCGGCGCTCGCGGCCGGCAATGCCGTGGTGCTGAAACCATCGGAAATGACGCCTTTTTCCAGCATTTTCATGGCTGAGCTGGCCATCAAGGCCGGGCTGCCCGCCGGCCTCATCAACATCGTGCTGGGCGACGGACCCGTGACGGGCAACGCCATTACCGGGCATCCCGAAATTTCCAAGGTCAGCTTCACCGGCTCTACCGCCGCGGGTGCTGCCATCATGGCCAATGTCGCCCGCACCGGCATCAAGCCCATGACGCTGGAACTCGGCGGCAAAAGCCCGCAGCTGGTCTTTGCCGATGCCGATATCGAAAAGGCGGCAGCCGCAATCGCCGGCAATATTCTTTCCAATGCGGGACAGGCCTGTGTCGCCGGCTCGCGCATCATCGTTGAGGAAAGTGCGGCCGACGCCCTTTCCGCCGCGATCATCGCCCGCATGAAGACGGTAAAGCCCGGCCCGACCTGGGACGAGGCAACCCAATATTCACCGATCATCTCCGAAGTGCAGCGCCAGCGTATTGACGGCATCGTGCAGGCAGCCGTCGCCCATGGCGGTGAATGCCTGACGGGCGGCGCGATCATGGACGGTCCCGGCTATTTCTACCAGCCAACGCTGATCGCCAATGTCGATCAGACCTCACCCGCCGTCACCGAGGAAATCTTCGGGCCGGTGCTGACGCTGCAGACCTTCCGCACGGAAGAAGAGGCTCTGGCGCTTTCCGACCATCCGACCTACGGTCTGGCGGCCGGCCTTTTCAGCCGGGACGTCTCGCGTGTCCTGCGCCTGTCGCGCGCGATCCAGGCCGGAACGATCTGGGTCAACCGTTACGGGCGTTCGCGCGATCACATCTTGCCGACCGGCGGTTACAAGCGCTCCGGCATCGGCAAGGACCTCGGACGGGAGGCCTATCTCGCCAACCGCAAGAGCAAAAGCGTCCTCATCGGACTGTAACAGGGGAATTCTCTTGAAAACGCATCGCATCGCACTCATTCCCGGGGACGGCATCGGCCAAAGCGTGACGGACGCGGCGTGGCAGGTTCTCAATGCCGTCGCCAAAACCTCCGGTTTTGCGTTTGAAGGAACAGAATTCCCCTGGTCCTGCGCCTTCTACAAGGAAACCGGGGCGATGATGCCGAAGGACGGCATCGAAACGCTGCGCGGCTTCGACGCCATCATGCTCGGCGCGGTCGGCTGGCCGGCGGAAGTGCCTGACTCGGTGTCGCTGCACGGTCTGCTGCTGCCGATCCGCAAGGCTTTCGTGCAATATGCCAATATCCGCCCGCACCGGCTGCTGCCCGGCGTGCAAGGGCCCTTGAAAGCCGATGGCTTCGATATTCTCTGCATTCGCGAAAATACGGAAGGTGAATATTCCGGCGCCGGTGGCCGCGTGCATCAGGGCACGGAGGACGAGGTGGCCGTCGAAACATCGATCTTCACGCGCAAGGGCGTGGAGCGGATTTTGCGCTTCGGTTTCGAGCAAGCGCAAAAGCGCCGCGGCAAGCTCGCCTCCATCACCAAGTCGAACGCCCAGAAATATTCGATGGTGTTCTGGGACGAGGTAACCCACAGGCTCGCGGCGGAATATCCTGACGTCGAGGTTTCGAGCTACCATATCGACGCCATGGCGGCGCGCATGGTGATGGCGCCGGAAAGCCTTGATGTCGTGGTCGCCTCCAACCTCTTCGGCGATATTCTGACCGATCTCGGCGCTGCCATTCAGGGCGGCCTTGGCTTTGCCGCCTCCGCCAACATCAATCCCGACCGCAGCGCGCCCTCGATGTTCGAGCCGGTGCACGGTTCGGCCCCCGACATTGCCCATCTCGGCATCGCCAACCCCATCGCCACCATCTGGTCCGGCGCGATGATGCTCGATCATCTCGGCGAAAAGGATGCAGCCGCAAAGATCATGGCGGCACTGGAAACGGCGACCGGCCGGGGCATCGGGACCGTGCCGGGCAAGGATAAGACGGAAACCATCACCGCCGCGGTTCTCGCGGCACTCGCCTGATTTCGGAGAATTATGATGCAGGGCTTGAAGGACAAAGAACTCTTTCGCCAGACGGGTTTGATCGGCGGCGCATGGAAAGCGGCGGCATCGGGCAAGGTGGTGGATGTCATCGATCCGGCAACGCAGGCGGTGATCGGCACCGTGCCTGACATGGGCGGCACGGAAACCCGCGCGGCAATCGAGGCCGCCAATGCCGCCTTCGGCCCATGGAAGAAAAAGACCCACGCCGAGCGCGCCGCCCTTTTGGAAAAATGGTTCGCGCTGATGATCGAGCATATCGACGATCTCGGCCTGCTTCTGACCCTCGAACAGGGCAAACCACTGGACGAAGCCAAGGGCGAAATCCGCTATGGCGCATCTTTCGTCAAATGGTTTGCGGAAGAGGCCCGACGTATCGGCGGTGGCACCATCCCCTCACCGACGTTGGACCGGCGCATCGTGGTGCTGAAGGAACCTGTCGGCGTCTGCGGTATCATCACACCATGGAATTTCCCGAATGCGATGATCACCCGCAAGGTCGCGCCGGCACTCGCCACCGGCTGCACGGTCGTCATCAAACCTTCGGAATTCACGCCCTATTCGGCGCTGGCGCTTGGTGTGCTCGCAGAAAGGGCGGGCATTCCCGCAGGCGTCATCAACATCGTCACCGGCATGCCGACTGAAATCGGCAACGAAATCATGGCCAACGAGACGGTGCGGAAAATTTCCTTCACCGGTTCCACCCGCGTCGGCTCGCTTCTGATGCGCGGCGCGGCCGACAGCGTCAAACGGCTGTCGCTGGAACTTGGCGGCAATGCGCC
The DNA window shown above is from Agrobacterium tumefaciens and carries:
- a CDS encoding aldehyde dehydrogenase family protein produces the protein MTLSFDPDSLSLPIGHFIGGRLIPAQNGIDMHRPSDGIEYAGCPRADAALVDEAVQTAKAALKTSNWGGVRPRERTKVLQRWADLIEQEAETLAKIEALSSTRPVGQLIAGDIAVTAEQIRFFAEFADKEGGDLVPTDDASLGMIMTEPYGVVGAITPWNFPVSMAGWKLGPALAAGNAVVLKPSEMTPFSSIFMAELAIKAGLPAGLINIVLGDGPVTGNAITGHPEISKVSFTGSTAAGAAIMANVARTGIKPMTLELGGKSPQLVFADADIEKAAAAIAGNILSNAGQACVAGSRIIVEESAADALSAAIIARMKTVKPGPTWDEATQYSPIISEVQRQRIDGIVQAAVAHGGECLTGGAIMDGPGYFYQPTLIANVDQTSPAVTEEIFGPVLTLQTFRTEEEALALSDHPTYGLAAGLFSRDVSRVLRLSRAIQAGTIWVNRYGRSRDHILPTGGYKRSGIGKDLGREAYLANRKSKSVLIGL
- a CDS encoding tartrate dehydrogenase; this translates as MKTHRIALIPGDGIGQSVTDAAWQVLNAVAKTSGFAFEGTEFPWSCAFYKETGAMMPKDGIETLRGFDAIMLGAVGWPAEVPDSVSLHGLLLPIRKAFVQYANIRPHRLLPGVQGPLKADGFDILCIRENTEGEYSGAGGRVHQGTEDEVAVETSIFTRKGVERILRFGFEQAQKRRGKLASITKSNAQKYSMVFWDEVTHRLAAEYPDVEVSSYHIDAMAARMVMAPESLDVVVASNLFGDILTDLGAAIQGGLGFAASANINPDRSAPSMFEPVHGSAPDIAHLGIANPIATIWSGAMMLDHLGEKDAAAKIMAALETATGRGIGTVPGKDKTETITAAVLAALA
- a CDS encoding NAD-dependent succinate-semialdehyde dehydrogenase; translation: MQGLKDKELFRQTGLIGGAWKAAASGKVVDVIDPATQAVIGTVPDMGGTETRAAIEAANAAFGPWKKKTHAERAALLEKWFALMIEHIDDLGLLLTLEQGKPLDEAKGEIRYGASFVKWFAEEARRIGGGTIPSPTLDRRIVVLKEPVGVCGIITPWNFPNAMITRKVAPALATGCTVVIKPSEFTPYSALALGVLAERAGIPAGVINIVTGMPTEIGNEIMANETVRKISFTGSTRVGSLLMRGAADSVKRLSLELGGNAPFIVFDDADLDLAVEGALVSKFRNGGQTCVCANRILVQSSVYDAFAKKLADRVDALRVGPGTEAGVSIGPMINEPAIAKIHAHIDDAVAKGATIITRPRNLPEGPQYTAPVVLTGATTAMQLATEETFGPVAPLFRFETEDEALAIANGTPFGLAAYFYTESLKRAWRVGEALEFGMVGLNTGAISTEVAPFGGVKQSGLGREGAQVGIEEYLETKAFHIGGLA